The genomic stretch GCGCAGCCAGCTCTGGCGAATCTCGCCGCTCTGTACATCCAGCGTACCGCCGGACAGGTTGATCAACGAACCTTGCTCGGTGACCACATCATTGCCGGCGAAACTGACCCGGCCGCCTTGCGCCATCCACTCACCGATGCTGTGGTTCTGCGTGCCCAGATAGCCGCCGACTTCGAGCAAGCCGCCGGCGGTGTACCAGCGGTCCGTGGCATAGCCGTTGGTGCCGGCGGGGACATACACCAGTTCGCGCACATCGACCCACACGTCATTGCTGTTCAGCGCACCGCTCTCGCGGTTGACCGACGCATCACGCTGCTCGTTGCCCTGTACGTTGATTTTGATGTTGTTGGATTCCATCGCGACTTTTACGCCGATGGCGCCGGACACATCGATCATCGCGCCGTCACGCACCAGGCTGCGACGCCCTGCCGTCACGGCGACCTGACCGCCTGTGGCAAGCGTGATCGAGCCGTTCTGGAACTCGACGCTGCCGCCGCTCTGCACCTCGATACGCGACTGGTCGCCGCGCACCTTGTTGTTGGCGTTGACACCGGTCAGCGCGGCTTTGTGCTGACTGTCGAGTGCCGTCAGATCGCTGCTGTCGAGCATGATCGCCGTGGCGCTGCCCTGCCCCAGGGTGACGCTGCCGTTGGTGTCGGTGGCCGGGTTGAGCAAGTGGATGGTGCCGCGCGTTGCCACCGAAGTGCTGGCCAGCAGCACACCGTTTTGCTGCACCTCATGGCCGGTCAGGGTGATGTCGCCCGTGGCGGCCTGAATCAAACCGCTGTTGCTGACCTTGCCGGCACTGCTGCCAGCCTTGAAGCCTGGAACGACTTCACTGCCGAACGTCGTGGAGAAGCCGTTGCCTTCGGTGCCCGAGCCTTTGCGGATATAGAAACGATCGCCGGCGCCGAGCACGGTCTGGCCTTTGGCGGTGTTGATGCTGCCGTCGTTCTGCACCTCGTTGCCCAGCAGCAAGGCATAGCCGCCGGCATCGGTGGACGTCGCGGGCGTGTGAGTCGCAATCGCTGCGCCGCGCTCTACCAGTACCTTGCCGGCAGCGTCGGTAAAGGTCGGCTGACTGGCGTTGCTGTCGAAGTACAAGCCGCGGTCACGGAACTGGATGTCGGTGATATTGGCGGCAGCGGCCACCAGGTTACGCACGTTGACCTGGCTGCTGCCGCTGAACACGATGCCGTTGCGGTTGATCAACATCACCGTGCCGTCGCCCTTTATCTGCCCCTGAATCTGACTGGCGCGGGCGCTCGGATCATTGACCCGGTTGAGCACTGCCCAATTCGATTGCTGGGCAAACTCGACCGTGGTGTTGCGGCCGACGTTGAAGGTTTCCCAGTTGAGAATCGCCTTGTCGGCGGTCTGTTCGATCTTCACCGTAGTCTTGCCATCGGCCTGGGACTGCTGCGGGCCTTTGGCATTCTGCCAACCCTGGGCAAGGCTGTTATCGACCTTCAACCCGCCCTCGCCCAGACCATCCGGCACAAACTGCACCGTACCCAACGCCGCCGAGCGCCCGGCAGCCTGAGCCGCTTGCTGCGCGGCAATCGCGGCCACGGTGTTGTTCAACGTCTGAATCGAACGTTGCAATTGCTGATTGGCTTTCTGTTGCTGCGCCAATGGCGGCGTCATTCCCGGTAACCCACCGGTGCCGGGCCTTGCAGCGGCGGCTTGCTGGGCGGCGCCCTTGGCGGCAAACCAGCCCGAGCTGAACGCCGTTTGCGCGTGCGCACTGCCTGCCACCAGACACAACGCCACCGCCTGAGCCAGCGGCTTGAGCAGCCACAATGCCGGGTCCATGGCATCACGCTTGAAAGACTGGACGTTGGTACGACGACGGGATGGGCGAGCGAGCATCACTACGAGATCCTTTTAAGAGCTGCAGGTCGGCAACCACCTGCTGTTAGGACATAGGCGGTTGGCAAGGGGCACGACCGAACGGATGTCACACAAACTTCATGTTGGGGGAGTAATTGCGCGCGGTTCCGGCAAAAAAAATGGCAGCCCCAAAAGGGGCTGCCATTCAAACCGCTGACTTGAAGTGAAACCTTACAGAGGACGGCCAACAGTGTTGCAGACGCTGGCGTTGTTGATGTCCAGGTTGTTGCCGGTGGAGTTGGTGATGAAGTTGGCGGTCACAGCGTTTTTCCAGTTGGTCGGAACCACGCTGAAGCCGTGAGCCACGGTCGCAACGGTGTTGCCTGGAACGCTGTAGTGAGTGGTCAGGAAGGCCTTCACGTCAGCAGCCACGGATGCATCCTTGTAGCACTGGCCGAAGATGAAGTTGGTGTAGGCAGCAATTGGGTAACCGGTGGCTGGGTTGGCAACAACCGGAGCCCACTGAGCTGGATCAGCCGGGTTGACTGGCAGTGTGGCCGAAGACAATGCGGTAGTGACGTTTGCGGTGGTCGGCTGAACACCGTTGACGCGCGAAACGACGGCATTGCTGTTGGCATTCACGCCATCCGGACCCACGTAGCCGATGGAACCGTCAACAGCGTTCACGGCAGCAGCGACGTCAGAGGTGTTAACCACGCCTACGAAAGTGGTTGGCAGTGGAGTGCCGGCTGGCTTCAGGGTGTTGGCGAACGTGGTGGTGACGGCGAACTTGGTTGGGCAAACCGCGTTCAGGTGGCGAGTGAGGATTTCCGAAGTGCCGCTGGAAGTGGAGCGATACACAACGCGAATCGGGGTGGCGTCAGAGTTGTTCAGCAGGTCGCCCCACTTGGTGGCAGTGCCCGAGAACACGTCGCACAGCTGAGCGCTGGTCAGGTTCAGAGCGGTCTGGCCGGTCTTTTTGTAAGGAATGGCAACCGAAGTGGCGACCGAAGGCAGTTGGATCAGCGGGCCGTAAGTGGTGCTGTAAGCGGTGTTGTAGTTACCGATTTCGGTAGCGCTGAGCACCGAGTCGCTGCCAGCGAAGTGAACCGTACCGGTGGTTTTGAACTGCGTCGAATCGTTGGTCAGGAAAGCCACTTTACCCACGCCGCTGCCTGTGCCCAGGTAGCTGAAGTTGGCTGGCAGGATGCTGTTGGCAGAACCTTTGTACAGAGCGGCAGGCAGAGTCGCGCCACCACCGGTTACGTTGGCGGCCATGGCCTGGGCGGAAGCCAGGGCAGCGACGGTCAGGGAAGCTGCGATCAGAGTGCGCTTGAACATGAAGAATCTCCTTTTCAACTAGGTTGGGAACACAGGTTTTCGGATTGCTTGCATGACACTGGGAGGACTCACCGCTGACCTTCGCAAGCGGGGTCCGTGGTTAAGTCGCACTGAGAAATTCGCAGTTTCCGGTGACAGATAAAGGAAAAAACCTCGGGAGGTGCAGGCTGATTTTCGAGGGATTTTCTCGGGTGTTCTGGTGGTTATCCGGAGGGTCTAAGACACGCTTTTCGAGGGAGTCGGCCACAGCCCTTGAAGGGCCGTTGCAGATGACAGAAAGGAGAACCCGAGGATGCTGTTTTTGGCGCTCGGGTGAGATCCGGCGCCGGTAAAAAAAGTTGAGAAAACTACTGCACGAGTTGGTTGATCTCGATGATCGGCAGCAACACCGCCATCACAATCACCAAAACCACCCCGCCCATCACCACGATCATCAACGGCTCCAGCAACGCAGTCATGCCCATCGCCCGGCGCTCGATATCACGAGACAGGGTTTGTGCCGCACGCTCAAGCATCGGTGGCAGCGCGCCGGTTTTTTCGCCGCTGGCGATCAGGTGAATCAGCACCGGCGGGAACACGTTCTCCACTTTCAGCGCTGCCGCCAGGTTGACGCCCTCGCGCACCTTGGCGGTGGCCTCATTGACGCTCAGGCTCAGACGATCATTCGACAGCGTCTGCCGCGCCGCTTCCAACGCGCGCAACAACGGCACCCCGGCGCCACCGAGAATCGCCAGGGTCGAGGCGAACCGTGCGGTGTTCAGCCCCAGCACAAACCGCCCGATCAGCGGCAACTTCAGCACCCGATGATGCCAACTCAAGCGCGCCGCCGGATTGCGCAGATACAGGCGCCAGCTCCAGAACGCGCCGGCCATGACGCCGGCGCACAGCCAGCCCCACGCACGGATGAAATCACTGGCATTGAGCATCGCCAGCGTCAGCCCCGGCAGATCCTGCCGCGCCTGGGAAAACGCACTGACCACCTGCGGCACCACGTAGCTGAGCAGAAAAATCACGATGCCGATCGACACCAGCCCCACCACGCCGGGATAGATGAACGCGGTGAGGATCTTGCCGCGCAGGTTGTTGCGTTCCTCAATGTAATCCGCCAGCCGCTCCATCACCTGCGCCAGATCACCAGACTCCTCGCCCGCCGCAATCAGTGCCCGGTAGATTTCCGGAAAATCCCGTGGCCGCGCCGCCAGCGCTTCGGCCAGGCGCATGCCGCTGCGCACGTCGGCGCGTACGGCGCTGAGGGTGTGGGCGATGTGCTTTTTCTCGGCCTGTTCGACCGTGGCACTCAGCGCGGCCTCCAGCGGCAGGCTGGCGCCGAGCAAGCTCGACAGTTGCCGGGTGGCCCACGCCAGATCGTTATCCGACAGCCTGGCGCTGAACAATCCACCGCCGCCATGCTGGGAGACGTTGCTTTCCTTCTCCACCGACAACGCCGTCAAACCTCGACCGCGCAGCACGCCAAACGCGGCGCCCTGACTCTCCGCTTCCAGATGCCCGGATTCGATCTTGCCGCTGGCATCGGCGGCCTCAAAACGATAGCGATTCATCAGGCGTCCCGTGTCACACGAAGGATTTCTTCCGGCGCCGTGGCACCGCTGCGAATCCAGCGCTCGCCGTCCTCGCGCAGGCTGAACATCCCGGCCTTGCTCGCCGCCGCACGCAGCGCCTGCTCCCCTGCCCCTTGGTGAATCAGGGTGCGGATGTCGTCATCGATGCAGAACAACTCGTGAATGCCGGTACGGCCGCTGTAACCGGTGTGATTGCATGCCGCACAACCCACAGGGCGCCAGGTGCCGGGTGTGGCCGGGTCTTCCTGTTTGCACTGGTTGCACAGCCGCCGTACCAAGCGCTGGGCCAACACGCCGAGCATCGACGAGGCCAGCAGAAACGGCTCGACGCCCATGTCGACCAAGCGGTTGACCGCCGACACCGCGTCGTTGGTGTGCAGGGTCGCGAGCACCAGGTGACCGGTCAGCGAAGCCTGCACTGCAATCTGCGCGGTTTCGAGGTCGCGGATCTCGCCGATCATGATGATGTCCGGGTCCTGGCGCAGAATGGCGCGTAGCGCGAGGGCGAAGGTCATGTCGATCTTGGCGTTGACCTGAATCTGGCTGATCCCCGGCAAGTCGTATTCCACCGGGTCTTCCACGGTAAGAATGTTGCTGGTGCTCGCATCCAGTCGCGCCAGCGCCGCATACAAACTCGTCGTTTTGCCGCTACCAGTCGGGCCGGTGACCAGCACAATGCCGTGGGGCTGGCGGATCAGGTGATCGAGCTTGGCCAGCACCTGCGCGTCCATGCCCAACGTTTCCAGATGCAAACGCCCGGCCTGCTTGTCCAGCAGACGCATCACCACCCGCTCACCATGACCGGTGGGCACGGTGGAAACACGAATGTCGATCGGCCGTCCCGCTACGCGCAAGGCAATGCGACCATCCTGCGGCAATCGTTTCTCGGCGATATCGAGCTGCGCCATGATCTTGATCCGCGACACCAGCGCGCCGTGCAACGCCTTGCGCGGCGAGACCACGTCGCGCAGCGTTCCGTCGACCCGGTAGCGCACCACCGAATGGGTTTCGAACGGTTCGATATGAATGTCGCTGGCCTCGTCCCGCGCCGCTTGCGTGAGCAAGGCGTTGATCATGCGGATCACCGGCGCGCCGTCCTGGGTGTCAAGCAGATCGGTGATTTCCGGCATGTCCTGCATCAGGCGGTCGAGGTCGACTTCGTTTTCCGCCGCGCCGACCACCGCCGCCGCGCTGCCAGTATCGGCGTAGGCAGAGGCCAGCAGGCCGTCGAGTTCGTCATCGCGCACCCGCTCAAGCCTCGTCGCGCCGAACTGCCGCCGTACTTCGCTGATCGACCAGCCCGGCGTCGACGGGCACACCGTCAGCACGCCGTCGCGCAGCAGAATCCGCTGCGCCTTGGCCCAGGCGTAGGGCAATGCGCTCATTGCAGCGGCACCGCTTTGATGGTCGCGCGCGGGCCTGTCCCCGGCAGCGTCGCCGGCACGCCCTGCGCCGCGGTCGGCAATTGCGGCGCCTGCATGTCAGGCATCGCCCAGCTGCGTTCCGGTTGCAGACCGCCCTGAGCGCGGCGCATGAAGTCGTAGCGGTTAAGCGTGATGCTGCGCCCCGCCGCACTGTCGCGAATGATGTACGGGCGCAGGAACACCATCAGGTTGGTCTTGGTGATCGAGCGGCGCTCGTTGCGAAACAGCGCGCCGATCCCCGGAATCGTCGACAACCAAGGCACTGCGTCGTTGCTCTGGCTGTAGCCGTCCTGCAGCAGACCGCCGAGCACCATGATCTGGCCGTCGTCGAGCAAGATACTGGTGTCGATCGCGCGTTTGCTGGTGACAATCCCCGCCGAAGTCGAAGCCGCCGAAGCGCGCTCGTCGATGCTGCTGACTTCCTGATAGATGTCGAGCTTCACCGTGCCGCCCTCGGAAATCTGCGGCCGCACGTTGAGCTTCAAACCGACTTCTTCACGGGTCACGGTCTGGAACGGGTTGT from Pseudomonas allokribbensis encodes the following:
- a CDS encoding substrate-binding domain-containing protein, whose product is MFKRTLIAASLTVAALASAQAMAANVTGGGATLPAALYKGSANSILPANFSYLGTGSGVGKVAFLTNDSTQFKTTGTVHFAGSDSVLSATEIGNYNTAYSTTYGPLIQLPSVATSVAIPYKKTGQTALNLTSAQLCDVFSGTATKWGDLLNNSDATPIRVVYRSTSSGTSEILTRHLNAVCPTKFAVTTTFANTLKPAGTPLPTTFVGVVNTSDVAAAVNAVDGSIGYVGPDGVNANSNAVVSRVNGVQPTTANVTTALSSATLPVNPADPAQWAPVVANPATGYPIAAYTNFIFGQCYKDASVAADVKAFLTTHYSVPGNTVATVAHGFSVVPTNWKNAVTANFITNSTGNNLDINNASVCNTVGRPL
- the gspE gene encoding type II secretion system ATPase GspE; this encodes MSALPYAWAKAQRILLRDGVLTVCPSTPGWSISEVRRQFGATRLERVRDDELDGLLASAYADTGSAAAVVGAAENEVDLDRLMQDMPEITDLLDTQDGAPVIRMINALLTQAARDEASDIHIEPFETHSVVRYRVDGTLRDVVSPRKALHGALVSRIKIMAQLDIAEKRLPQDGRIALRVAGRPIDIRVSTVPTGHGERVVMRLLDKQAGRLHLETLGMDAQVLAKLDHLIRQPHGIVLVTGPTGSGKTTSLYAALARLDASTSNILTVEDPVEYDLPGISQIQVNAKIDMTFALALRAILRQDPDIIMIGEIRDLETAQIAVQASLTGHLVLATLHTNDAVSAVNRLVDMGVEPFLLASSMLGVLAQRLVRRLCNQCKQEDPATPGTWRPVGCAACNHTGYSGRTGIHELFCIDDDIRTLIHQGAGEQALRAAASKAGMFSLREDGERWIRSGATAPEEILRVTRDA
- the gspF gene encoding type II secretion system inner membrane protein GspF, translated to MNRYRFEAADASGKIESGHLEAESQGAAFGVLRGRGLTALSVEKESNVSQHGGGGLFSARLSDNDLAWATRQLSSLLGASLPLEAALSATVEQAEKKHIAHTLSAVRADVRSGMRLAEALAARPRDFPEIYRALIAAGEESGDLAQVMERLADYIEERNNLRGKILTAFIYPGVVGLVSIGIVIFLLSYVVPQVVSAFSQARQDLPGLTLAMLNASDFIRAWGWLCAGVMAGAFWSWRLYLRNPAARLSWHHRVLKLPLIGRFVLGLNTARFASTLAILGGAGVPLLRALEAARQTLSNDRLSLSVNEATAKVREGVNLAAALKVENVFPPVLIHLIASGEKTGALPPMLERAAQTLSRDIERRAMGMTALLEPLMIVVMGGVVLVIVMAVLLPIIEINQLVQ